AGGGGCCGCGGCTCAACACCTTGCTGACCCATGACCGGTCCGCACCCGCGCGGTTGGCAATATCATCAACACACAGGCCCATCATCCGATACATCTGGATGCGCCACGCGCGGCAGATCGGTATTTTTATGTATTCGCCGCCAAAATGGTTGGCCAGGCAGCGGGCGATATCGTCACCATATGTCATGGCAAGGTCGGAGCCTTCCCATTTCCGGGGCACCCACAGACGCCGCCCGCATGCGCTTTCAACAAAAGACAGCGCCATGTCTTCCCCGACATCGGCAACAATCCAGTCAATCTGTGCGGGTGGGCGAATATTGGTCATGTCACCTCTTTACCATCATGCTTTGCCAGAAGGGCGACAATATCCAGCATTATCGTGCTTTCACTTGCCGCGACCATCTGGTCCTGAATGCGCGCCGCGTCCTCGCCACTGGTGGCGTGCCGCCCGGCAATTACGGACTGACGGACAACGGAGCGGATTTTGTCGCGCAGGGCGTTCAGATCATCATCAGTAATCATTAAGCGAAATCGTCCCTTTTATAAACAGGCATCCAGTATTGTCTGTAAACGAAAAAACCGCCCCAGATAGGGGCGGCTTCATGTAATGCGTGCGTGGATTGCTATGTTCGTCTCGGCCTCAAGCATCGTCCGATCCGGTTGCGCCACCGGATGACAGTGGTAGCGATCCGCCGTGACAGGCTTTCTATGCTTCTATCGTCCAATATATCCGTGCAAAGGTGAATGCATTCATCGCAGATATATACCTTCGGCCCAGCGATTATCATCTTCACCTCATGCTGCGATTTTCCACAGAACGAACAGTATACCGTCGGTTTTTCTGTCTTGCTCATCGCTATTTCAAACCCTTCTCAAGCCGCGCTTTCCACCGTTTCAGACCCTCAATCACCTTCCGTCCCTGCACGCCATCAAGGAATTCGGGCGCGGTGATGCCACCGGGATGGTCTGCCGTCATGGTCTGGCGCTGGACGTAGGCGCGCAGGGCTTCGCGCGTGCCGCCGCTGTCCAGCATTGGGCCCATGTCCTTCCAGATCGCATAGATCATGCGGACATGCGGCTTGTCGCTGGTGGACAGGCTGCCTTTCTTCGGCTTCCAGCCCAGCGTGCGGAAATGGGCCAGCACCTTTTCCAGTGCCGATGTGGTGGCGTCCTTCGCGCTGGTATGGCCGGTCATGCGGTGCAGGATGTCGCGGTAGGCTTCATCCGGCAGTGCCAGTTCCTTGCGGGCGATGTGCAGCTTGGCGTAGATCGCGCCGCGTGCCGGGCTGGCCCTACGGGCCTGCGTGGTGGTCATGTCGCTATTTCCCTGTGCCGAGGATGTGCATCTTGCAGTCGTATCGGGCGTGCCCGCGCCTGATGCAGGCGGCGTAGCCGGGGTTATCGAAATCGGGGTCGCGGGGCAGGCCGAAATACAGCAGGCCCGCGAACGAAAGGACCAGGATGGCCAGCATGCCGACCATGGCCCACGCATCCCTCATAGTGCCGAGAATTGCAGGCTGATCGCGCGCCATTTTTCATCCGGCCTGTCGCGCTCGTAAAACCGAAGGTAGGACTGCGACCCCGTGACGCGGACACTATCCTCAATCGCCGCGCAGGCATCGGGCCATTTGGGATGGGGGATATCGACCTTCTTCAGCTTTTGCAGGTTCTCCACATTAATTTTTCCGGTCTTCTCGTCCCGGTTGAAGGCGCTATCCAGCAGGTCACGTATCCACGGATCAATCTGCCCCATCAGATCGTTCAGTACTTCGGCCACCAGTGCCTGGGCTGCAACAATCGCACCATCAACGGCACGGTAATCACTGACGGAAAACTCGGCCTTCATCAGGTCGTCATACGATGTGATGGTAAAGCCGCCCCTGCGCCCGGTCGGATTGGCGTTATAGATCGCCATCATGGACCGGACATACAGTTCGCCATCCGCTGCAAGCTGGCGTTTCTGTTCCGCGATCAGGTCGCGCAGGGCGCGTGCGCCTTCAACCATCTTCACCGTAATGTCGTTCTGCAGAAGGCAGCGCACCTGCACATGCTGACGCAGGTTTTCGCCGCCGCGTGCATTGCGGATCGTGCCTTCGCGGGGCGGCTGATACACGTCCTGTCCTGCTTCAAGAGCAGCAGCAATGCGTGTGGTGGCGTTCATGAGCGGGTTCCTTTCGGGGATTTCATCGGCCAGCGGCGCAGGCTGGCGTTGCGGGTGAGGACTGTGGCGGTGAAGTGCATGAGCGCGGAAAATGCTTCATGGTCGCTGGTGGCTTCGGGGATGCCGGGCACCAACAGACGTTTGCCTTTGCGGGAATGACGGGCGAGGACTTCCACTACGCCCCGGATCACGCCAGGCTTGCCGTAGGCGATGGGCAGTGTGCCGTCGGGGAAATGGAGACCATCGGCAAAGCCGATGATCCCGTTCCTGTCGCAATGTGCGGTGCAGGTCATATCAATGAACTCCCGGCACGATGGGGTGCATGCGGGTTGCAAGCACGCGCAGTCCTGCTGACAGCACGAGTGCAGCCGCCACTGCGCGCTCTGCCTGATTGGCTGCCTCCCATATGTTTCCGGCATGAGCCGCATCGACAGAGCAGTTCAGGGCATCAACGACCGATTTGGTGAGTTCATTCGGCCCCTTGTTGACCCATGCCGCATGCTCCCGCTCAAGCAGATCAATGGCTCTTGCTGCCACCTCGACCAAGAGGCGGGCATTGACGGTCATGGGCTCCGTCATGCCCCGATCTCCCGGCATTCGCCCTCGATCACGACGCTGCCCAGATGCGGCAGGTGTCCGGCAAGGGCTGCGGCGCCGATGGCCCCGTCAATCTCGATGCACTGGCGCATGAGCCAGTCGCCAAGATCATGCAGGTCAGCAGCGGTCAGGGTGCGGTCGCCTTTAATTTCGCGCATGCGGATTGCGGTTTCCCGCATGCTGCCTGTGCTGTGGCGCAGCTGCGCCAGCGGGGTCATATGGGTCATGCGCGTGTCTCCAGGCCGGTCAGGATTTCACCGGCGGTCAGGTGGGTGGGGATCAGCAGTTCAAAGAAGCGGATCATCACGTCGCGGCGTTCTTCGCGGCCCGCGATTTGGTTCATGGGGTGCCCCACCACCATCAGGCATTCATAAATGCCCGCATCGGGGTGGAAGCCATCCAGAAGGTCCATAAGATCGCGGTAAAGCGCATCGAACCGGTCGGGCTGGTCCAGCGGCGTACCTGCCGTAACATCGTGCAGGGCATCCATGACGGCAGTGGGAGCAATGATTGTGCCAACGCCCCGGACGTGTCTCTGGATGGGAATTACGGAGTGCATGTTCATGCCTTTTCCTCTCCTTCACGCAGGGCCGCACGCGCAATCGCGCGGAAATTGCGGGCGTCATAAATTGATGGTGGGGCGTTGATGATGTGCGACAGCGCATCGGTCAGGCGGTCGATGGTCCGATACAGGGCGTGCTGATGGCGCTCCAGTTCCCGGATCACCACTGCGTCACTGTCACGAATAGCGTCCAGATCGCTGCGGCGGACCACATCAGTCCATTCGCCGTCAGGAAGGAGTGCCGTATTAAGCATCCCGCAATCCGGCGCGCCGTCGATGGATCGAATGTGCGCAGCCGTTTCCACATCCTTGATCACACGAACGGGCCGCCCCAACGCAATGATGATGCTCTCAATCATGCATTCCGGCTTTTCGCCCTGCGCCACAACCATCACGCTGTAGCCGTTGGCTGCGCAGGCGCGCTTGATCTTCTCTGCTGTAATGGTGGCCGGGATCAGGTATCCGGCCACGGTTTTCGTGTTGTCTGACATAATCATCCCCCAACCCGACTGAAGATCGGCATCTTCCCGGTCATATGCTCTGCCCAGGCATGTTTCAGGTCATCGCCCGTGATGTGGCTGTTCCCGCTGATGCGGGCGATACGCATGGCGCTGCGCAGCACCTTGGTCATGGAGCGCAGGCCGCCCGGCTTCTGGGCAATGCCCTTGGCGCGGTTCTTCACCTCATCATCCTGAATGTTCCATTCGGCCAGAATGGCGCACATATCGCGCTCCATCGGGCACTGGATGTAACGGCGCAGGCCGATGCGACTGAATAGCTGCGCATGCTCCTTGCTGCGGCCAAGCCCATCAATCTTGTTGTTCAGCGGCGCATTACCCGCGATCACGACGCCAATTTCCGCCAGATCATGCAGGGAGCGGATTTCTTCCAGCGCCTGAATGCTCAGGTGATGGGCTTCGTCCACAATCAGCAGGCCGCCCGTATCCGCCATCCGCTCAATGATGGCCTCGTCCAGGCCGGAGCCGCGCTCGCGCACCCCCAACTCCTTGGCGATGCGCGTCAGGATCGCAGTGGGTGACTTCATGGCCGGGCGGGCCGTCACCATCCACACGTTGTTGTTGCGGCGCTGGTAGGCTTTCAGCGCTACCGTCTTGCCTACACCAGCATCTCCCGCGATCATGGCCATGTCCGGGCCAAACTTCGCGCCATCAAGCATGGCGAAAATGCGCGTTGCCGTCGCGGTCATGATGAACCCCGGAACCGTCGGGGTCATGTCGCGCTCTTTCTTCCGCGCATCCAGAGATTTCAGCCATTTTTCCACGGCGTCATCAATCTTGGCGTTGTTGCCCGCGTAACTGTTGTTCAGCCACGCGCTGTAGGTGGAATAGGCAACGCCCATCGTATCGGCTGCCTGTCGGTTAGAAAGTCCATGCTGTTCCTGCGCCAGGCGGGCATGGTTGCGCAGGCTGTCCGTATCAACGGGCACAGGGGTAGCGTTCGCGGTTTCTTTAACCATCGTTCCGTGTTCTTTTCTGTTGTGTAAAGGCAGTATTTAGTGCGGACGCTCAGTATTCGTCCGGGTCAACAAGCCGTAATTCAGCCCGTTCGGCACGTTCCATTTCCATGGCCCGCACCATGTAGTCTTCCGCGTCTTCATCCTGATGGTGCTGGATAGCCAGCGCGGCATTGCCGGATGTCAGTGCGGCGGGGCGGAACGGGCGCACCACCTTGGCCTCCATGGGCGTTTCTTCCGCCGCATCGGGATCGGGGGCGTAAATGTCCTGCAATTCCGCGATGGACATGCGGTTCTGCGCTTTTTCCATATCCTTCTGCGCCTTGATCCACGCCTTGCGTGCCCGGTTATGGGACTGGGCAGCGCCCTTGTCGGCAAAGCCCGCCGCTGCAAGGCACGGCGCTTCACACACGAAAGTGCCGTCCAGACGGTAAACGAACACCGATCCCTGCAACGCCTGCGGGTCAAACCGCACCACAAGCTGCTGCCCGCGCAACGCGGTCAGTTCCTCAGCCCAGAAGCGGTTGCCTTCCAGCTTGAATTCACCCGTGGTCTTGTCCGCCCGGATGGCTTCCGCCGCCAGCAGCCACAGCCGACGCTGCTCCGGCGTGGCCTTGGTGATGGGAGCGGTAGCATAAGATGCCTCGAAAGCCTGTTTGAAGCTAAGTTTTCCACCGCATACCTTGCTGCGCCGCCCTATGCGCTCGTTGTGCTCCTGAATGCCTTCCGCCACCACCTTGATGAACAACTCCAGGGGCACGGACTGGCTGCCGTAGTTCTCTGGCTTGTTCATCGGGTTATTCCCGGCATACGCCCCCTCGAACAGCGGATGCTTGGCCAGCCCCTGCGCCAGATCGCGCCAGGCGCGCTCAATCGGCTTCGACTGCCCGCTATAGGGATTAACAAACCGCACATCCACCCCAAGCTGGGGCATGATCCCCTGCGGTTCATCATCCTTCAACTTGAAGCGGTAGCGGTTTTCGACCCCGCCGGTCAGCCACTTGCTGGCGAAGGCGCGCCCGTTATCCAGATAGCATTTCTGCGGGATACCATAGCGCTCCACCATGTCACCAAACGCCAGACGGACCATCTCCTTATTTTCGGAAATATCCAGACGCCATGACAGGATCATGCCGGTAAACAGATCCTGAAAGGCCACTAAAACAGGTCTTACAGGCTTCTGAATGCCCGGATAATCAACGAACACGTCAAAGACATGGCCATCGACATTCACTGCCTCCATGGCGTGGAAGATGGACCGGTCACGTTCCTGCGCGGGGAACATGCGGCGCAGGGCGTCGTTACCTTCCCGGCACAGGGTCAGCAGCGCCGGTCCCAGTGCGTCCATGCGCCGCTTGAGCGTCTTTGCTGATGGCAACTTCCATCCCTCCTTTTTGGCTTGCCCCTGCAAGCGCCGGTAGCAGTCATTGAAGGTCGGGCCAGACAGGCGCAGGTAATCGGCCTTCAGGATTTCCCATGCCTCACGCGGACACTCCGCGCGCGACTTGGCCGTGGCGTAATGCGGTGCCAGGGCGGCCAGCCAGTCGCATCGGTTCAACCCACGCACGTCCCGATACCAGTTGTATATCGTGGTCGTTCCTACGCCGCGCAGGGCCGCAATCTGTATGATCGCGCAATTCTTGCGCACCCCGTGCTGGATCAGCGTCTCGACTGCATCCAGTATCTGGTACGCCCGGCGGGCTTCCGCCTTTCTATTCTCCGGCAT
This portion of the Komagataeibacter sp. FNDCF1 genome encodes:
- a CDS encoding transposase domain-containing protein, producing MAGIAQQQWFSLTELAAMALPALPATERNMRERCNAEGWLNPELKGQTWRERSGRGGGYEFTMYSLPLPAQAALVMRMQAANPAAQKPDADRTRREREDLWWRFDAMPENRKAEARRAYQILDAVETLIQHGVRKNCAIIQIAALRGVGTTTIYNWYRDVRGLNRCDWLAALAPHYATAKSRAECPREAWEILKADYLRLSGPTFNDCYRRLQGQAKKEGWKLPSAKTLKRRMDALGPALLTLCREGNDALRRMFPAQERDRSIFHAMEAVNVDGHVFDVFVDYPGIQKPVRPVLVAFQDLFTGMILSWRLDISENKEMVRLAFGDMVERYGIPQKCYLDNGRAFASKWLTGGVENRYRFKLKDDEPQGIMPQLGVDVRFVNPYSGQSKPIERAWRDLAQGLAKHPLFEGAYAGNNPMNKPENYGSQSVPLELFIKVVAEGIQEHNERIGRRSKVCGGKLSFKQAFEASYATAPITKATPEQRRLWLLAAEAIRADKTTGEFKLEGNRFWAEELTALRGQQLVVRFDPQALQGSVFVYRLDGTFVCEAPCLAAAGFADKGAAQSHNRARKAWIKAQKDMEKAQNRMSIAELQDIYAPDPDAAEETPMEAKVVRPFRPAALTSGNAALAIQHHQDEDAEDYMVRAMEMERAERAELRLVDPDEY
- a CDS encoding AAA family ATPase; the protein is MVKETANATPVPVDTDSLRNHARLAQEQHGLSNRQAADTMGVAYSTYSAWLNNSYAGNNAKIDDAVEKWLKSLDARKKERDMTPTVPGFIMTATATRIFAMLDGAKFGPDMAMIAGDAGVGKTVALKAYQRRNNNVWMVTARPAMKSPTAILTRIAKELGVRERGSGLDEAIIERMADTGGLLIVDEAHHLSIQALEEIRSLHDLAEIGVVIAGNAPLNNKIDGLGRSKEHAQLFSRIGLRRYIQCPMERDMCAILAEWNIQDDEVKNRAKGIAQKPGGLRSMTKVLRSAMRIARISGNSHITGDDLKHAWAEHMTGKMPIFSRVGG
- a CDS encoding regulatory protein GemA; protein product: MTTTQARRASPARGAIYAKLHIARKELALPDEAYRDILHRMTGHTSAKDATTSALEKVLAHFRTLGWKPKKGSLSTSDKPHVRMIYAIWKDMGPMLDSGGTREALRAYVQRQTMTADHPGGITAPEFLDGVQGRKVIEGLKRWKARLEKGLK
- a CDS encoding host nuclease inhibitor protein, with the translated sequence MTCTAHCDRNGIIGFADGLHFPDGTLPIAYGKPGVIRGVVEVLARHSRKGKRLLVPGIPEATSDHEAFSALMHFTATVLTRNASLRRWPMKSPKGTRS
- a CDS encoding DUF3164 family protein, with product MNATTRIAAALEAGQDVYQPPREGTIRNARGGENLRQHVQVRCLLQNDITVKMVEGARALRDLIAEQKRQLAADGELYVRSMMAIYNANPTGRRGGFTITSYDDLMKAEFSVSDYRAVDGAIVAAQALVAEVLNDLMGQIDPWIRDLLDSAFNRDEKTGKINVENLQKLKKVDIPHPKWPDACAAIEDSVRVTGSQSYLRFYERDRPDEKWRAISLQFSAL